Proteins encoded by one window of Cannabis sativa cultivar Pink pepper isolate KNU-18-1 chromosome 4, ASM2916894v1, whole genome shotgun sequence:
- the LOC115714250 gene encoding multiple organellar RNA editing factor 8, chloroplastic/mitochondrial — translation MATNFLSRSLPRTLTIASFISRPFSTSSASISTLQSRSSISFLHRLRPLVGAITIRRSNSPSTVLRSFSTNVTSSSLNDPNPNWSNRPPKETILLDGCDFEHWLVVMEPPEGELTRDEIIDSYIKTLAMVVGSEQEARMKIYSVSTRCYFAFGALVSEELSYKIKELPKVRWVLPDSYLDVKNKDYGGEPFINGEAVPYDPKYHEEWIRNNARANERNRRNDRPRNFDRSRNFERRRENTQNRDFQRGAPTMPNQTMQNAGPNSHRMPPNSNMGPPPPNMGGIPQNNMAGAPRNNMNPPNNYGGMPPSNNWSGPPQNNYGGGPPSHNMGDPHNSYTPGRDAGNVSGRNYSS, via the exons ATGGCGACCAACTTCCTATCTCGCTCCCTTCCCAGAACCTTAACCATAGCCTCCTTCATTTCTCGCCCCTTCTCCACCTCCTCAGCTTCCATTTCCACACTTCAATCTCGCTCCTCAATTTCTTTCCTCCACCGTCTCCGCCCTCTAGTTGGAGCCATCACTATTCGCAGAAGCAATTCTCCGTCTACAGTGCTCCGGTCCTTTTCAACCAACGTGACTTCGTCCTCTCTCAACGATCCCAACCCTAACTGGTCCAATCGCCCCCCAAAGGAGACAATCTTGCTCGATGGCTGTGATTTTGAGCACTGGCTTGTCGTCATGGAACCGCCTGAAGGTGAACTTACTAGGGATGAGATCATTGATAGCTACATTAAAACCCTAGCCATGGTTGTTGGAAG TGAGCAAGAAGCAAGAATGAAGATTTACTCGGTATCAACTAGGTGTTATTTCGCATTTGGGGCTCTTGTATCTGAAGAACTTTCATATAAAATTAAgg AATTGCCTAAAGTGAGATGGGTTCTTCCTGATTCATACTTGGATGTAAAGAACAAAGATTATGGAG GGGAACCTTTTATTAATGGTGAAGCAGTTCCATACGATCCCAAATACCACGAGGAATGGATAAGGAACAATGCTAGAGCCAATGAGAGAAATAGGCGCAATGACAGACCTCGTAATTTTGATAGATCTAGGAACTTTGAGAGGAGGAGAGAAAATACACAGAACCGGGATTTTCAAAGGGGTGCACCTACTATGCCAAACCAGACGATGCAGAATGCTGGACCGAACTCCCACAGAATGCCCCCTAACAGCAACATGGGTCCACCGCCTCCCAACATGGGTGGAATACCCCAGAACAATATGGCTGGAGCTCCTCGCAACAACATGAACCCACCTAATAATTACGGTGGCATGCCACCAAGCAACAACTGGAGTGGACCGCCCCAAAACAACTATGGAGGAGGACCACCCAGCCATAACATGGGAGATCCCCATAACAGTTACACACCCGGCAGGGACGCTGGAAATGTGTCTGGAAGGAACTATTCATCATAG
- the LOC115713047 gene encoding phosphatidylinositol 3-kinase, root isoform — translation MNGNEFRFFLSCDINLPVTFRIDKLEGNLPPSKSLDSDDDSTTDERKAELYVECALYIDGAPFGLPTRTRLESAGPSYCWNELITFSTKYRDLTGHSQLAFTVWDVSRGKDEGLVGGATILLFNSKRQLKTGKQKLRLWQGKVADGSFSTTTPGKVPRHERGELERLEKLMNKYERGQIPHVDWLDRLAFKSIDKIKERENTINGNSNLYLVVEFCGFEHRVVFQESGANFLLPSPIASTNEIVIVWDPEVGKINPSEHKQLKLARSLTRGVIDRDLKPSSNERKSIQRILKYPPTRTLSGDERQLLWKFRFSLMSEKRALTKFLRCVEWSDVQEAKQALELMGRWEMIDVSDALELLSPVFESEEVRAYAVSVLERADDEELQCYLLQLVQALRFERSDKSRLSYFLVQRSLRNIELASFLRWYVAVELHDPAYAKRFYSTYEILEENMIKLPPGVNGNEDGFKLWQSLVRQTELTAQLCSITRDVRNVRGNTQKKIEKLRQLLSGLLSELTYFEEPIRSPVAPGVLITGIVPSESSIFKSALHPLRLSFRTAAGGNCKVIFKKGDDIRQDQLVVQMVSLMDRLLKLENLDLHLTPYKVLATGQDEGMLEFIPSHSLAQILSEHRSIISYLQKFHPDEHGPFGITATCLETFIKSCAGYSVITYILGIGDRHLDNLLLQDDGRLFHVDFGFILGRDPKPFPPPMKLCKEMVEAMGGAESQYYTRFKSYCCEAYNILRKSSNLILNLFHLMAGSNIPDIASDPEKGILKLQEKFRLDLDDEACIHFFQDLINESVSALFPQMVETIHRWAQYWR, via the exons ATGAATGGGAACGAGTTCCGGTTCTTCTTGTCCTGCGATATCAATCTTCCGGTGACTTTCCGAATCGATAAGTTGGAAGGAAATTTGCCTCCTTCTAAATCCCTCGATTCCG ATGATGATTCAACTACTGATGAGAGAAAAGCGGAGTTGTATGTGGAGTGTGCTTTGTACATTGATGGTGCTCCATTTGGCTTACCCACAAGAACAAG GTTGGAATCTGCAGGACCTTCATATTGTTGGAATGAACTAATCACATTTAGCACCAAATATCGAGACTTAACTGGTCACTCACAGCTTGCTTTTACA GTTTGGGATGTTTCACGTGGGAAAGATGAGGGATTAGTTGGTGGGGCAACGATTCTTCTCTTCAATAGCAAAAGGCAGCTCAAAACAGGAAAACAGAAGCTCAGGCTTTGGCAAGGAAAAGTTGCAGATGGATCATTTAGTACAACTACTCCTGGAAAG GTCCCTAGGCATGAACGCGGGGAATTGGAGCGCTTGGAGAAGCTTATGAACAAGTATGAGAGAGGACAAATCCCGCATGTTGACTGGCTAGATCGTCTTGCATTCAAATCTATTGATAAAATCAAGGAGCGTGAAAACACTATAAATGGAAATTCTAATTTATACCTTGTTGTTGAGTTTTGTGGCTTTGAGCATCGAGTTGTTTTTCAG GAATCAGGAGCAAATTTTTTATTACCATCACCTATTGCTTCAACAAATGAAATTGTCATTGTTTGGGATCCAGAAGTGGGGAAAATAAATCCTTCTGAGCACAAACAACTAAAGCTTGCAAGAAGTTTAACCCGTGGAGTTATTGACCGTGACCTTAAACCTAGCTCCAATGAAAGAAA gtcGATACAAAGGATTCTTAAATACCCACCAACAAGGACTTTGAGTGGAGATGAGAGGCAATTATTGTGGAAATTTCGTTTCTCATTGATGTCTGAAAAGAGGGCTCTTACAAAATTCCTTCGATGTGTTGAGTGGAGTGATGTTCAG GAAGCAAAACAGGCACTAGAGCTTATGGGCAGGTGGGAAATGATTGATGTTTCTGATGCATTGGAACTGCTGTCCCCTGTTTTCGAAAGTGAGGAG GTTCGTGCTTATGCTGTCAGTGTCCTTGAAAGAGCGGATGATGAAGAACTTCAGTGCTACTTACTTCAACTTGTTCAGGCTCTTCGATTTGAGCGCTCTGATAAATCTCGTCTTTCTTATTTTCTTGTGCAGCGCT CATTAAGGAACATTGAGTTAGCCAGCTTTCTTCGCTGGTATGTTGCTGTGGAACTTCATGATCCAGCATATGCCAAACGTTTCTACAGTACCTATGAGATTTTGGAAGAAAACATGATAAAG TTGCCTCCTGGTGTGAATGGGAATGAAGATGGATTTAAATTATGGCAAAGTTTAGTTCGTCAGACAGAATTGACTGCTCAGTTGTGTTCTATTACTAGAGATGTAAGAAATGTTCGTGGAAATACCcagaagaaaattgaaaaacttaGACAGCTACTTTCTGGCCTTCTCAGCGAGCTTACTTATTTTGAAGAG CCAATCCGATCGCCAGTGGCTCCTGGTGTCCTCATCACTGGAATTGTGCCATCAGAGTCATCAATTTTCAAGAGTGCATTGCATCCTTTGCGCCTTTCCTTTCGAACAGCAGCTGGTGGAAACTGTaaagttattttcaaaaaggGGGATGATATTCGACAAGACCAATTA GTTGTTCAAATGGTATCTCTGATGGATCGATTGCTTAAGCTAGAAAATCTTGATTTGCACTTGACTCCATATAAGGTGCTAGCAACTGGACAAGATGAAggaatgttggaatttattccATCTCATTCTTTAGCACAG ATTCTCTCTGAACATAGGAGCATTATAAGCTATCTGCAGAAGTTTCATCCAGATGAGCATGGACCATTCGGTATAACAGCCACCTGtcttgaaacatttataaagagCTGTGCTGGATACTCTGTTATCACATATATACTGGGCATTGGTGACAG GCACCTTGACAATCTCCTCCTCCAGGATGATGGGCGCCTTTTCCATGTTGATTTTGGCTTCATTCTTGGTCGTGATCCTAAGCCATTTCCTCCACCTATGAAGCTTTGCAAAGAAATGGTTGAGGCTATGGGTGGAGCTGAAAG TCAATATTATACAAGGTTCAAATCCTATTGTTGTGAAGCATACAACATTCTCCGGAAATCTAGTAATCTTATCTTGAACTTGTTTCATTTAATGGCGGGTTCCAATATCCCGGATATAGCTTCTGACCCTGAAAAAGGCATTCTCAAG CTTCAAGAAAAATTCCGGCTGGACTTGGACGACGAAGCCTGTATTCATTTTTTCCAGGATCTAATCAATGAAAGTGTCAGTGCATTATTTCCTCAAATGGTTGAGACAATTCATCGGTGGGCACAATACTGGCGCTAA
- the LOC115713184 gene encoding 1,4-dihydroxy-2-naphthoyl-CoA synthase, peroxisomal, whose amino-acid sequence MEKVSEKELNTMRRRMACVANHLLSGHSDHPNPNSIGLSTTSMNDRYHKIHGEVSTHPVVWKTASDDSGKDFVDIIYEKAVDEGIAKITINRPEKRNAFRPLTVKELIRAFDDARDDSSIGVIILTGKGNEAFCSGGDQALRKADGYKDFDNFGRLNVLDLQIQIRRLPKPVIAMVAGYAVGGGHVLHMVCDLTIAADNAVFGQTGPKVGSFDAGYGSSIMSRLVGPKKAREMWFMARFYTASEADKMGLVNTVVPLENLEEETIKWCREILRNSPTAVRVLKSALNAVDDGHAGLQGLAGDATLIFYGTEEGNEGKTAYMERRRPDFSKFPRRP is encoded by the exons ATGGAGAAAGTTTCAGAGAAGGAGCTCAACACTATGAGAAGGAGAATGGCTTGTGTAGCCAACCATCTCCTCTCGGGTCATTCGGATCATCCGAACCCGAACTCTATCGGGTTATCCACTACATCCATGAACGACCGTTATCATAAGATACACGGTGAAGTTTCGACTCACCCTGTCGTTTGGAAAACCGCTTCTGATGATTCCGGTAAGGACTTTGTTGACATTATCTACGAGAAAGCCGTTGACGAAGGAATCGCAAAG ATTACGATTAATCGGCCGGAGAAAAGGAACGCGTTCCGGCCATTGACAGTAAAAGAGCTCATTCGTGCTTTTGATGATGCAAGGGACGATAGTTCCATTGGAGTTATAATTCTCACTGGAAAG GGAAATGAGGCTTTCTGTAGTGGAGGTGATCAAGCTTTGAGAAAGGCTGATGGTTACAAAGATTTTGACAATTTTGGTCGTCTTAATGTATTAGATCTTCAG ATACAGATTCGTCGTCTTCCAAAACCAGTGATAGCAATG GTTGCTGGCTATGCTGTTGGAGGAGGCCATGTATTACACATGGTATGTGATCTTACCATTGCTGCAGATAATGCTGTTTTTGGTCAAACAGGTCCTAAG GTTGGTAGCTTTGATGCTGGCTATGGAAGCTCCATTATGTCCCGCTTG GTTGGTCCCAAAAAAGCACGAGAAATGTGGTTCATGGCAAGGTTTTACACAGCTTCTGAAGCAGATAAAATGGGACTTGTCAATACTGTTGTGCCA CTAGAGAATTTGGAGGAAGAAACAATTAAATGGTGTAGAGAAATACTAAGAAACAGCCCAACTGCTGTTCGGGTCCTGAAATCGGCTCTTAATGCTGTTGATGATGGTCATGCTGGCCTTCAA GGGCTTGCAGGAGATGCCACACTTATATTTTATGGCACTGAAGAAGGTAATGAAGGGAAGACGGCTTATATGGAACGTAGACGCCCTGATTTTTCTAAATTTCCTCGACGACCTTAG
- the LOC133037445 gene encoding uncharacterized protein LOC133037445 — protein sequence MLNAMARTKKKSWVSSSDSSHMAEVITKRRVSDDVETDFDDGGMEEIVKEFEKWVEEEAKNTLYKAAKEKEPTKGSQPATLKISDFAPKVIKEVRTSRFKTKQTPFVAPSSSLTETQLQYVEELTVNGKDCQLVLFRDS from the coding sequence ATGTTGAACGCTATGGCTCGCACTAAAAAGAAGAGTTGGGTTAGCTCTTCTGACAGTTCCCATATGGCGGAGGTCATTACTAAACGGAGGGTATCTGACGATGTTGAGACTGATTTTGACGATGGAGGCATGGAGGAGATAGTCAAAGAGTTTGAGAAGTGGGTGGAAGAGGAAGCCAAGAATACCCTTTACAAAGCCGCTAAAGAGAAAGAACCAACCAAGGGTTCCCAACCAGCCACTCTCAAAATCAGTGATTTTGCCCCTAAAGTAATTAAGGAAGTTCGCACTTCCCGCTTCAAAACCAAGCAGACCCCCTTTGTGGCCCCTTCTAGCAGTCTCACCGAGACCCAACTCCAATATGTGGAGGAGTTGACTGTGAATGGCAAGGATTGCCAGTTAGTACTCTTCAGAGATTCATGA
- the LOC133036596 gene encoding uncharacterized protein LOC133036596, with amino-acid sequence MRKDISKRDMNKFCRFHNDYGHDTDECNNLKEEIEFLIRQNNPNLKRYVRRDNDQPQRQQQQQAVRDDQQLLPPPVAGRLDIISGGPHLAGNSGKSREKYARSLRHELGDDVLAVQERAPKQPRYEHELITFSEDDTKHVRYPHNDPLVVEVQIANMIMARTMIDNGSSANILFKSSLEMMGLGAKDLEPCEHLIYGFTGSGMALAGLIKLPLTVGTAPKSVTIMALFVVLDIISPYNALIGRPTMYELKAVTSIFHLLVKFPTKGGIDYLKGNQIVARECYNLSIATREKAAKSLKATASSSQQ; translated from the coding sequence ATGAGAAAGGACATTAGCAAACGTGACATGAACAAGTTTTGTCGATTCCACAATGACTACGGCCATGACACCGATGAGTGCAATAATCTAAAGGAGGAAATAGAGTTTCTCATCAGACAAAACAACCCCAACTTGAAAAGATATGTACGACGGGACAATGACCAGCCCCAAcggcaacaacaacaacaagcagTTAGGGATGACCAACAATTGTTACCTCCCCCCGTTGCGGGCCGTTTGGACATTATATCTGGAGGACCTCACCTTGCGGGGAACTCCGGAAAGTCCCGAGAGAAATACGCTCGGTCTCTGCGACATGAACTGGGTGACGATGTGTTGGCTGTCCAAGAGCGAGCTCCCAAGCAACCTCGTTATGAACATGAGTTAATCACGTTCTCTGAAGACGACACCAAACACGTTCGATATCCACACAACGACCCCTTGGTGGTAGAGGTACAAATCGCCAATATGATTATGGCAAGGACAATGATTGATAATGGGTCGTCAGCCAATATCCTCTTCAAGTCCTCATTGGAAATGATGGGTTTGGGAGCAAAGGATTTAGAGCCCTGCGAACATCTCATCTATGGATTCACAGGAAGTGGTATGGCACTGGCTGGACTTATTAAGTTACCATTGACAGTGGGAACAGCCCCCAAGAGTGTCACTATCATGGCATTATTCGTGGTATTGGATATAATATCTCCCTACAACGCCTTAATCGGCCGCCCAACCATGTATGAGCTGAAAGCAGTCACTTCTATCTTTCACCTCCTCGTCAAGTTTCCTACCAAGGGTGGAATTGACTACTTGAAGGGAAATCAAATAGTAGCACGAGAGTGTTACAACCTATCCATCGCAACCAGGGAGAAAGCAGCCAAATCCCTCAAAGCTACGGCAAGTAGTTCTCAACAATGA